The genomic DNA TGTCACCCATCTTCTCGTCGAACAGCATGTTGTAGGTGAACCGGTCGATGTCGCGGTTCATCCCGATGCCCAGCTCGCCCAGCCGGCGCGCGCCGGGGTCCGTATCGAGGATGCTCCCGAGGAACGACTCGTTCTTCTCGGCGCTGTAGTCGACGACCTCGCCACCCTCGAAGACCAGGCGGGCGCCGGTGACCTCCTTGCCGCGCCGGTAGACCGGCTTGTCGAACAACACCTCGCCCTCGACGCTGTCCGGGATGGGGGCGGTGAACACCTCGCCGCCGGGGATGTTGTTGGAGTTGGTGTCGTTGATGGTGTGGTTGCCCGCGACGGACATCGTCACGTCGGTCGTCTCGCCGGAGACGATGCGGACCTCGTCGGCGTCGTCGAGGATCTCGACCATCTGCTCCTGGAACGCGCGCTGCTCGTCCCAGTCCTTGAGGATGGCGTCGTAGACGAAGTTCTGGTAGGCCTCGAAGCTCATCTCGGCGAGCTGGGCGTCCGCCGGGGCGGGGTGCTGGGTGAGCGTCCAGCGGTCGCCGAGCCGCTCGTTGAGGATGGGGCTGTGGGCCTTCTCGTAGTCGGCGTTCGTCTCGTCGTCCACGTCGACCATCTCGGTCACGTTCTCGTGCGAGCGGATGATGACGTGGCAGTCGGCCTCGTCGATGAGTGCCTGCTGGTGAGCGGGCGTCTCGAACTCCGTGCCGCGCTCCTCGGCGGCCCGGAGGTAGTTGCGGATGGCGCGGCCGCTCCGGTTCGTCGTGATATGAAACGGGTTCGCGCCGCGGTCGCCGGCCACCTCGTACAGCGCGACGACGAGGTCCTCTGCGACGGGTTCGGACTTGATGACGAGGTCGTCCCCCTCGTCGAGGTCGATGGCGTCGGCGAGGGTCTGCGCGTGCTCTCGGATACGGGGGTCCATGCGCCCGGATTCGACGGGGCCCGCCATACCGTTTCCGCAACGCTGCGTCGCACGTCGCCGGGAGTCAGCAGGAACCGACGAGACTCACCGCGGCCCACGCGGCCCCCCGGGAGCCGGCGGTCAGGGCACGAGGTACGCGCCCACCAGTAGGACGACGTTGTACGTGGCGTGGGCGACGACCGGGACCGTCAGGTTGCCGGTTCGCTCGTAGAGCCCGCCCATCACCGCGCCGACGACGGAGACCAGCAGGACGCCCGCGACCACGGGCCCGAGCGTGCCGACGTAGTTGCCGAGGTGGAGCGAGCCGAAGAGGATACTCGCCCCCACGATAGCGGCGACCGGCCCGAACGCGCGCCGGAGCCGTGTCTGGATCACGCCCCGGAACAGGAACTCCTCGGCCGGCGCGACGAGGACGACCGAGAGGAGCGCGAGCCACAGTAGCAGCGTCGGGTCCGTCTCCGCGACCCCACCGATGACGGAGTCGGGGAGCAGCCCGAGCACCGAGACGACGGCCGCCAGCACCGACACGAGGAGGAGCGAGAGGAGGGTGCCACCGAGCGCGTAGCCGGCCTCGCTGGCGCTCGGGACCGCCACCCGGACCCGGACGCCCGCGTACCGGGCGTAACCGTAGCCGACCACGAGGAACCCGAGCTGGCCCACGACAGCCAGCCCGAGGAAGACCGGGAGGCTCTGGACCTCCAGCCCGAGGACGAGCACCGGGACGACCAGCGCGACCCCGCCGACGAGGGAGGCGACCAGCCCCGCGACGGTCAGCGCCACGCTCGCCGCCACGGCCCGCAGCGGCTGTGCAGCTGTTGGCTCTTCGTCCGTGGGGTCCGCGTCCGTCAGCACGCTCATGGCGGCCGTCCGCTCGCGGGCGGCAAAACCGTTCCCACGCGGATACCCGACGCGACTTTGCCACTCGACCCGAAACGGTGGCCCATGCCCGCCGCCGACACCGACCACGACGACCCCATCGACTGCCGCTCCGATACGGTCACCCGCCCGAGCGACGCGATGCGCGAGGCCGCCCGCGACGCCGACGTGGGCGACGACGTCTACCGCGAGGACCCCACCGTCAACGAACTCGAACGGCGCGCGGCCGACCTCGTGGGGATGGCGGCCGCGCTGTACGTCCCGACGGGGACGATGGGCAACCAGGTCGCCGTTCGGACCCACACCGAGCGGGGCCAGGAGGCGCTCGTCGAGCGCGACAGCCACGTCTACCGCTGGGAACTCGGCGGCCTCGCCCAGCACTCGGGCCTGCAGGTCCGCACCGTCGACGGCGGCGACCGCGGCGTCGTGGCGCCCGAGGCCGTCCACGAGGGGTACGTCGAGGCCGACGGCCACCGCCCGGGAACGGGCCTGCTCTGCCTGGAGAACACGCACAACGCGAAGGGGGGCACTGCCATCGCCCCCGAGCGCATCGACGCGGCGGCCGAGGCCGCCCACTCCCACGACGTGCCGGTCCACCTCGACGGGGCGCGCCTGTTCAACGCCGCCGCTGCGCTGGACGTGCCGGCCGCCCGCATCGCGCGCGAGGTCGATTCCGTGATGTTCTGCCTCTCGAAGGGGCTCGGCGCGCCCGTCGGCTCGATGCTCGCGGGCGATGCCGAGTTCATCGAGGCCGCCCGCCGGCACCGGAAGCTGTTCGGTGGCGGGATGCGCCAGGCCGGCATCATCGCCGCGCCCGGCCTCCGTGCGCTGGAGAACCGCGACCGGCTGGCCGAGGATCACCGGAACGCCGAGCGCCTGGCCGCCGGGCTGGACGAGCTGGCCGGGCTCTCGGCGCACGACCCCGAGACGAACATCGTGCTGGTCGACACCGACGAGCCGGCCGAGGACGTCCTGGCGCGCTGTGCGGACGCGGGCGTGCTGGCGGTCCCGTTCGACGACCACCAGGTCCGGTTCTGTACGCATCTGGACGTGAGCCGTGCGGACGTGGAGACGGCCGTGGAGCGGGTCTTCGAGGTGGTGTGAGGCAGGTCGGATTTCGAAGCCCTCCGGCCCCCTCGTCCTCTCTCACGGTGACAGCGAAGACGACGGAGACGGCTACGAA from Haloglomus litoreum includes the following:
- a CDS encoding aminopeptidase, yielding MDPRIREHAQTLADAIDLDEGDDLVIKSEPVAEDLVVALYEVAGDRGANPFHITTNRSGRAIRNYLRAAEERGTEFETPAHQQALIDEADCHVIIRSHENVTEMVDVDDETNADYEKAHSPILNERLGDRWTLTQHPAPADAQLAEMSFEAYQNFVYDAILKDWDEQRAFQEQMVEILDDADEVRIVSGETTDVTMSVAGNHTINDTNSNNIPGGEVFTAPIPDSVEGEVLFDKPVYRRGKEVTGARLVFEGGEVVDYSAEKNESFLGSILDTDPGARRLGELGIGMNRDIDRFTYNMLFDEKMGDTVHMAVGRAYEANVGEGNEQNQSAQHVDMIVDMSEDSRIEVDGEVVQRDGTFVFEE
- a CDS encoding CPBP family intramembrane glutamic endopeptidase → MSVLTDADPTDEEPTAAQPLRAVAASVALTVAGLVASLVGGVALVVPVLVLGLEVQSLPVFLGLAVVGQLGFLVVGYGYARYAGVRVRVAVPSASEAGYALGGTLLSLLLVSVLAAVVSVLGLLPDSVIGGVAETDPTLLLWLALLSVVLVAPAEEFLFRGVIQTRLRRAFGPVAAIVGASILFGSLHLGNYVGTLGPVVAGVLLVSVVGAVMGGLYERTGNLTVPVVAHATYNVVLLVGAYLVP
- a CDS encoding threonine aldolase family protein, whose protein sequence is MPAADTDHDDPIDCRSDTVTRPSDAMREAARDADVGDDVYREDPTVNELERRAADLVGMAAALYVPTGTMGNQVAVRTHTERGQEALVERDSHVYRWELGGLAQHSGLQVRTVDGGDRGVVAPEAVHEGYVEADGHRPGTGLLCLENTHNAKGGTAIAPERIDAAAEAAHSHDVPVHLDGARLFNAAAALDVPAARIAREVDSVMFCLSKGLGAPVGSMLAGDAEFIEAARRHRKLFGGGMRQAGIIAAPGLRALENRDRLAEDHRNAERLAAGLDELAGLSAHDPETNIVLVDTDEPAEDVLARCADAGVLAVPFDDHQVRFCTHLDVSRADVETAVERVFEVV